One Plasmodium vinckei vinckei genome assembly, chromosome: PVVCY_09 genomic region harbors:
- a CDS encoding dolichyl-diphosphooligosaccharide--protein glycosyltransferase subunit STT3, putative, whose amino-acid sequence MVKGNKRINHTFEVLILILIVVLCFIIRLFSVIRNESIIHEYDPYFNYKLSNLLKENGFYSFWNYFDDMSWFPLGRATGQTLFPGLMITTYLIHKICYSMGLLIDIKIICIYIGPVFSVFTCILTYYLTKEVYNKKGRNSGGAALIAALFVSISPAHISRTIAGSYDNESISIFLLILCVYNWIKCLKEGTLFSVVLCSLSTYFMGLSWGAYIFIINSISLFMLAIIILKKYNIKYCIIYNVYYILTTMLCLNIPCINKSIFTSIEHLAMHGIYLISNLLLFCNFITNIFNLNEEKIKNTFIKICFIIFFLIFKFLIFTDKLSWSHRSRTLLDPTYASKHNPIVASISEHQPTTWGSYYFDIHLVLFFLPIGLYECFKKNANIELFFLGIFTTLCMYFSSLMVRLLLIFSPFVSILSSIGLSFILSTLIEFVDKLREIKLADLDENDKKNEDKCSTSNNLVKQNINNAKLETKQEQWNENENKDIVENNCNNVIKNKIKEKKIPNEISENKSKLIIISILSIIVLLFFLGVLIILHSTWCASIAYSESNITFYSRNNEGGRYINDDIRQMYKWIKENTERDSKIIAWWDYGYQLNAMSNRITYVDNNTWNNDQIANIGLILSSNEKNGYEELKKFDPDYLLISYGGYSKNSSDDLNKFLWIIKIANKKYNFISPLLYYYHENAHPLGSNATSFMANSILYKLSYYNITNEKVKGFDYARKIEVPKIQNLKYFEEVFTSDIWGFRLYKIKQVV is encoded by the coding sequence aTGGTGAAAGGCAATAAACGAATAAACCACACATTTGAAGTATTAATTTTGATATTGATTGTggttttatgttttataatCCGTTTATTTTCAGTCATAAGAAATGAATCAATAATACATGAATATGATccttattttaattataaattatccAATTTGTTAAAAGAGAATGGGTTTTATAGTTTTTGGAATTATTTTGATGATATGTCTTGGTTTCCTTTAGGAAGAGCTACAGGACAGACCTTATTCCCAGGGTTAATGATAACAACATATTtgatacataaaatatgttattcGATGGGATTATTGATAGATATAAagattatatgtatatatatagggCCAGTATTTAGCGTTTTTACTTGTATAttaacatattatttaactAAAGAGgtatataataagaaaGGACGTAATAGTGGTGGTGCTGCATTGATAGCAGCATTATTTGTATCAATATCACCAGCACACATATCTCGAACAATTGCTGGATCATATGATAATGAATcaatatctatatttttattaatattatgtgtatataattggataaaatgtttaaaagAAGGAACCCTCTTTTCAGTGGTTTTATGTAGTTTatctacatattttatgggGTTATCATGGggagcatatatatttattataaattcaattagtttatttatgctagctataattattttaaaaaaatataatataaaatattgtattatctataatgtatattatatattgacCACAATGTTATGTCTAAATATCCCatgtattaataaatcGATTTTTACAAGTATAGAGCATTTAGCTATGCATGGGATATATTTGatttcaaatttattacttttttgtaattttataaccaatatttttaatttgaatGAAGAGAagattaaaaatacatttataaaaatttgttttattatattttttttaatatttaaatttttaatttttaccGATAAGTTATCATGGAGCCATCGATCAAGAACCTTATTAGATCCAACATATGCATCTAAACATAATCCTATTGTTGCATCTATATCTGAGCATCAGCCAACTACTTGGGgatcatattattttgatatacacttagttttatttttcctaCCTATTGGATTATAtgaatgttttaaaaaaaatgcaaatatagaactattttttttaggaATATTTACTACTTtatgtatgtatttttCCTCTCTTATGGTTAGActtcttttaatattttctccGTTTGTTTCAATACTGAGTTCAATCggtttatcatttattttaagcACTCTCATTGAGTTTGTTGATAAATTGAGGGAAATTAAATTGGCTGACTtagatgaaaatgataaaaaaaacgaagATAAATGCAGTACTAGTAATAACTTAGTTAAAcagaatataaataatgcaaAGTTAGAGACAAAACAAGAACAATggaatgaaaatgaaaataaagatatagTAGAAAACAATTGCAACAATgttatcaaaaataaaataaaggaaaaaaaaatcccCAATGAAATATCGGAAAATAAAtccaaattaataataataagtaTTTTGTCTATAAttgttttgttattttttttgggagtattaataattttgcaTTCTACATGGTGTGCATCAATAGCTTATTCAGAATCcaatataacattttataGTCGAAATAATGAAGGTGGtagatatataaatgatgatataaGACAGATGTATAAATGGATTAAAGAGAATACAGAAAGGgattcaaaaataatagcatGGTGGGATTATGGATATCAATTAAATGCTATGAGTAATAGAATTACATATgttgataataatacatgGAATAATGATCAAATTGCAAATATAGGTTTAATATTAAGtagtaatgaaaaaaatggatatgaagaattaaaaaaatttgatccagattatttattaatatcttATGGAGGATATTCTAAAAATTCATCTgatgatttaaataaatttttatggaTAATCAAAATTgccaataaaaaatataattttatttcacctttattatattattatcatgaGAATGCTCATCCATTAGGTTCTAATGCAACATCATTTATGGCAAAcagcatattatataaattgtcTTATTACAACAtaacaaatgaaaaagtaAAAGGATTTGATTATGCCCGAAAAATTGAAGTCccaaaaatacaaaatttgaaatattttgaagAAGTATTTACATCAGATATATGGGGTTTTCGCCTCTACAAAATTAAGCAGGTTGTATGA
- a CDS encoding folate transporter 2, putative has product MIEKSNNIYLSIDPIVERIKKNGEELPLLNSEKKGIDYTQIVVYLVGLSDGLTHLASLAIYYLFKDHYRLTPYQVSLILMYPYLPFILKPIIALITDSISIFGMRRKPYLFLFSLFQSLNFLSLAYVDLSLIQATLVLFFISLCASFCTTVAEALVVESSIGKTYSQGTNKVTEFIASKAVGSLSVAYFSGYFLEKVSREYIFMATSIFPLIISISCLFLKEKEYATRKNIFKQMTELIKFINTPVFIGPFLYIFVYMSGPDYDDAFFFFCTNKLGFRPSFMGTLRLTYGIASLIGIIVYRVFLKNSSLRNTLIFTTLVSFPIYISPIILTEKINKYFGISNELFVLSGGFLIEAITEIQLLPLFILTANICQEGLEASVFATILSVKNLGSLTKKGTSSLLTYLMKIDTYNFDNLSMYILTCGLFLLLSLSLIPLLPSEDQIERLKNKKPQK; this is encoded by the coding sequence atgattGAAAAATCGAATAACATATATCTTAGTATCGACCCGATTGTCGAacgaattaaaaaaaatggcgAAGAATTACCTTTGTTAAACTCTGAAAAGAAGGGTATAGATTATACCCAGATAGTTGTATATTTAGTTGGATTGTCAGATGGATTAACACATTTAGCATCATTagctatatattatttgtttaaagATCATTATAGATTAACACCATATCAAGTATCATTAATATTGATGTATCCGTATTTaccttttatattaaaaccTATTATTGCACTAATAACTGATTCGATATCTATATTTGGCATGCGAAGAAAAccgtatttatttttgtttagtTTATTTCaatcattaaattttttatcattagcATATGTTGATTTATCATTAATACAAGCAACATtggtattattttttatatctttatgTGCATCCTTTTGTACAACCGTTGCAGAAGCTTTAGTTGTCGAAAGTTCTATAGGAAAGACATATTCACAAGGCACAAATAAAGTAACAGAATTTATAGCATCGAAAGCTGTTGGTAGTTTATCTgttgcatatttttcaggatattttttagaaaaagTATCAcgtgaatatatatttatggcTACCTCTATATTTCCTTTAATTATATCTATAtcatgtttatttttaaaagaaaaagaatatgCGACacgtaaaaatatattcaaacAAATGACAGAATTAATTAAGTTTATTAATACACCAGTTTTTATAGgcccatttttatatatatttgtatatatgtcTGGTCCAGATTATGATGacgcattttttttcttttgtacAAATAAGTTAGGCTTCCGGCCTTCTTTTATGGGCACATTAAGATTGACTTATGGTATAGCATCATTAATTGGTATAATAGTTTATAGAgtctttttaaaaaattcaagtTTAAGAAATACACTTATTTTCACAACTTTAGTATCTTTccctatatatatatcaccaataatattaacagaaaaaattaataaatattttggtATTTCTAATGAATTGTTTGTATTAAGTGGTGGATTTTTAATTGAAGCCATTACAGAAATACAGTTACTACctctatttattttaacaGCTAACATATGTCAAGAAGGATTAGAAGCTAGTGTTTTTGCTACTATATTAAGTGTTAAAAATTTAGGATCGCTAACAAAAAAGGGAACATCTTCTCTTCTCActtatttaatgaaaatagatacttataattttgataacctaagtatgtatatattaacatgTGGATTGTTTCTTTTACTCTCTCTTTCGTTGATTCCTTTGTTACCTTCTGAGGATCAAATTGAacgtttaaaaaataaaaaaccaCAGAAATGA
- a CDS encoding pyridoxine biosynthesis protein PDX2, putative — MENITIGVLALQGNFQSHINHFLQLQNPSLKVIEVRNKTDLRNCDGIVIPGGESTTSRRCMSYDNDSLYNALKNYIHVKKKPVWGTCAGCILLSAKVEKTKDDNIEDEYGNDFSLGGLDVEITRNYYGSQNDSFICSLDIKSQDPIFKKNIRAPCIRAPFIKNILSDKVVTIATFSHESYGKSIIGAVEQENCLGTVFHPELMPYTSFHEYFVEKVKKHKKDSGEA, encoded by the exons atggaaaatataacTATAGGTGTTTTAGCTTTACAAGGAAATTTTCAATCACatataaatcattttcttcaGTTGCAGAATCCATCCCTCAAAGTTATAGAG GTCAGGAATAAAACTGATTTAAGGAACTGTGATGGAATTGTTATACCTGGAGGAGAGTCAACAACATCGAGAAGATGCATGTCATACGATAATGACTCCttatataat gctttgaaaaattatattcatgttaaaaaaaaacctgTGTGGGGTACTTGTGCTG GGTGTATTTTACTATCAGCAAAAGTTGAAAAAACCAAGGATGATAATATTGAAGATGAATATGGAAATGATTTTTCCTTGGGAGGGTTAGATGTAGAAATTACACGAAATTATTATGGATCACAG AATGATAGCTTTATTTGCTCATTAGATATAAAATCTCAAGAtccaatttttaaaaaaaatattagagCACCATGTATAAGAGCaccatttataaaaaatatattatcagaCAAG GTTGTAACAATTGCAACATTTTCGCATGAATCATATGGAAAGAGTATTATAGGAG CTGTTGAACAAGAAAATTGCTTGGGAACAGTTTTTCACCCCGAATTAATGCCATATACAAGTTTCCATGAGTATTTTGTTGAAAAGgttaaaaaacataaaaaggATTCAGGAGAagcataa
- a CDS encoding peptidyl-prolyl cis-trans isomerase, putative, translated as MSISLHTNYGDIKIELFCHEVPKTCKNFLALCASGYYDNTKFHRNIKGFAIQGGDPTNTGKGGESIYGKYFDDEFDSTLKHDKRGIVSMANKGKPNTNGSQFFITYSRQPHLNGVYPVFAKVIDGMDVLSTLENEPVEEKNRPIKDIIIESVTIHANPIAEDEFLSL; from the exons atgtCTATAAGTTTGCATACAAATTATGgcgatataaaaattgaacTTTTTTGTCACGAAGTCCCCAAAACTTgcaaa aattTTTTAGCCCTATGTGCCTCTGGATATTAtgataatacaaaatttcACAG aaaCATAAAGGGGTTCGCCATACAAGGAGGGGACCCAACTAATACGGGAAAAGGTGGCGAAAGCATTtatggaaaatatttcGATGATGAATTTGATTCAACATTAAAG CATGATAAAAGAGGAATTGTGTCTATGGCAAATAAGGGTAAACCCAATACAAATGGTtctcaattttttataacttatTCGAGACAACCACATCTTAATGGTGTTTATCCAGTTTTTGCAAA agTAATAGACGGTATGGATGTATTATCTACCCTTGAAAATg AACCAGTAGAAGAAAAGAACAGACCCATAAAGGATATCATAATTGAATCTGTGACAATACATGCAAATCCGATTGCAGAAGATGAATTTCTTTCCTTGTAA
- a CDS encoding guanine nucleotide-exchange factor SEC12, putative — translation MDEVKVSYLNYPIYGIGSNEKYVVTSGGGGGKNYGIEDILDINTFDEKEKKLQQVWSTTEQNGVVDGIIFVDKYNIWLGSVRNECIIFQINEENGPNILLNFVTDLCKKNARQTVVRFSSNSNLILTGGEDKIVKLWKLTFSNKNKHKFVINDLYIDPKKAIEHLGDFKGHEDCIKDCDISKDEKIVCTCSSDNSLKIWDTNSFVNLHTEQMKNPKNNNEKLNFRCCKFLKNINNSDEFTYKLLTTAYTSRGNSYLIIWNVYYNDKKEKFTCEKYKFIWLDDRPCCNIAISKDEKYIALGFSTGALKIYNYKYSLLAHYKKHELPITAMCFIKNDDYLLSAGADYSISCTHINSFSFRYLRKIWKVSIIMIILLILTLILLDCFNAGYDIRMNNLIRDFPNFGLKKKNNTTKSKNHTSDEL, via the coding sequence ATGGACGAAGTAAAGGTGTCATATTTGAACTATCCAATTTATGGGATCGGGTCAAACGAAAAATATGTTGTAACCTCTGGAGGAGGAGGAGGTAAAAATTATGGGATTGAAGATATATTAGATATTAATACATttgatgaaaaagaaaaaaaattacaacaAGTATGGTCAACAACTGAACAAAATGGAGTTGTTGATggaataatatttgtagataaatataatatatggcTAGGATCGGTACGAAATgaatgtataatatttcaaataaatgaagaaaatggtcctaatattttattaaacttTGTTACGGAtctttgtaaaaaaaatgcaaggCAAACAGTTGTTAGATTTTCATCGAATAGTAATTTGATATTAACAGGAGGTGAAGacaaaatagtaaaattaTGGAAACTTACATtcagtaataaaaataaacataaatttgTAATTAACGATTTATATATCGATCCAAAAAAGGCTATAGAGCATTTAGGTGATTTTAAAGGACATGAAGATTGTATTAAAGATTGTGATATATcaaaagatgaaaaaatagtatgTACATGTTCATCTGataattcattaaaaatttggGACACTAATAGTTTTGTTAATTTGCATACAGAGCAAATGAAAAATccaaaaaacaataatgaaaaaCTAAATTTTAGATgttgtaaatttttaaaaaatataaataattcagatgaatttacatataaattattaacaacAGCATATACATCTAGAGGCAATAGTTATCTAATTATATGGAATGTATATTacaatgataaaaaagaaaaatttacatgtgaaaaatataaatttatatggtTAGATGACAGACCTTGTTGTAATATAGCCATAAGTaaagatgaaaaatatatagcttTAGGTTTTAGTACTGGagcattaaaaatttataattataaatattcacTTTTAGCacattataaaaaacatgaaTTACCAATAACAGCCATgtgttttattaaaaatgatgattatttattatcagCGGGTGCAGATTATAGTATTAGCTGTACCCatataaattcatttaGTTTTCGAtatttaagaaaaatatggaaagtATCGATAATCATGATAATATTGCTTATATTAACTCTTATTTTGTTGGATTGTTTTAATGCTGGATATGATATACGAATGAACAATTTAATCAGAGACTTTCCAAACTTTggactaaaaaaaaaaaataatactacCAAATCAAAGAATCATACTAGCGATGAACTATAG